The following coding sequences lie in one Burkholderia cepacia genomic window:
- a CDS encoding DMT family transporter — protein sequence MNNAVRGSLPTLAILIGASVWGLIWYPLRILASLGVTGTLASALTSLVAFLFVIVARHRTIATLRWHWVLPGIAVTAGVTNLGFVWGTIHGEVLRVMLLFYLTPAWTAIYAHFLLRERLTWAGAGLAALSIGGAMLMLWSPQLGLPLPANPAEWAGLAAGLSFAMSNVLVIKASRELPEMRAEMRTATLFGGAAVFGAIASLFEGLPAAPAGGQLGTAVLIIAAIGVTMASNNLLVQYGLARVPANRASIIMLFEIVITALSAWVFASELPTAREWAGGVCIVLATLLSSRVHRAAPAPGKPGDGRDGARAMV from the coding sequence ATGAATAACGCGGTACGCGGCAGCCTGCCGACGCTGGCCATCCTGATTGGCGCATCGGTATGGGGCCTGATCTGGTATCCGTTGCGGATCCTCGCATCGCTCGGCGTGACGGGCACCCTCGCGAGCGCGCTGACGAGCCTCGTGGCGTTCCTGTTCGTGATCGTCGCGCGGCACCGCACGATCGCGACGCTGCGCTGGCACTGGGTGCTGCCGGGCATCGCGGTGACGGCCGGCGTGACGAACCTCGGCTTCGTGTGGGGCACGATCCACGGGGAGGTGCTGCGCGTGATGCTGCTGTTCTACCTGACCCCGGCGTGGACCGCGATCTATGCGCACTTCCTGCTTCGCGAGCGGCTGACCTGGGCCGGCGCGGGGCTCGCGGCGCTGTCGATCGGCGGCGCGATGCTGATGCTGTGGTCGCCGCAGCTCGGCCTGCCGCTGCCGGCCAATCCGGCCGAATGGGCCGGCCTCGCGGCCGGGCTGAGCTTCGCGATGAGCAACGTGCTCGTGATCAAGGCGAGCCGCGAGCTGCCGGAGATGCGCGCGGAAATGCGCACCGCGACGCTGTTCGGCGGCGCGGCCGTGTTCGGCGCGATCGCGTCGCTGTTCGAAGGGCTGCCGGCCGCGCCGGCGGGCGGCCAGCTCGGGACGGCCGTGCTGATCATCGCCGCGATCGGCGTGACGATGGCGTCGAATAACCTGCTCGTGCAGTACGGCCTCGCACGGGTGCCGGCGAACCGTGCGTCGATCATCATGCTGTTCGAGATCGTGATCACCGCGCTGTCGGCGTGGGTGTTCGCCAGCGAGCTGCCGACCGCGCGCGAATGGGCGGGCGGCGTGTGCATCGTGCTGGCGACGCTGCTGTCGAGCCGGGTCCATCGCGCCGCGCCCGCACCGGGCAAACCCGGCGACGGTCGGGACGGCGCACGCGCGATGGTATGA
- the smc gene encoding chromosome segregation protein SMC, with the protein MRLSSIKLAGFKSFVDPTHFQVPGQLVGVVGPNGCGKSNIIDAVRWVLGESRASELRGESMQDVIFNGSTARKPGSRASVELIFDNSDGRAAGQWGQYGEIAVKRVLTRDGTSSYYINNLPARRRDIQDIFLGTGLGPRAYAIIGQGMIARIIEAKPEELRVFLEEAAGVSKYKERRRETENRLHDTRENLTRVEDIVRELGANLEKLEAQAVVATKYKELVADGEEKQRLLWLLRKNEAAGEQQKQQRAIEQAQIDLEAQTARLREVEAQLETLRVAHYAASDAMQGAQGSLYEANAEVSRLEAEIKFIVESRNRVQAQIAALNAQREQWRAQAEKAQDELEEAEEARAMADEKAALAEDSAASKHDALPALEAKWRDAQAQLNDERARIAQTEQSLKLEAAHQRNADQQLQQLQQRHERLKGEAGGLDAPDEAQLEELRMQLAEQEEILAEAQARLADAQETVPRLDGERRAAQERVQAEAAQIHQLEARLAALKQLQENVQTEGKVQPWLDKHELGALPRLWKKLHVEAGWEAALEAVLRERLAALEVSNLDWVKAFATDAPPAKLAFYAPPAAGEPPAAVAGLRPVLSLVRIDDAGIRAVLNDWLGNVYVADDVAQALAARAQLPAGGAFVVKAGHVVTRVGVQLYAADSEQAGMLARQQEIENLTRQVRAQALLADEARTAAVRAEAAHTQATQALGDVRAQAERATQRVHALQMDVLKLAQAHERYTQRSTQIREELEEIGAQIEEQRALRAESEANFERFDGELAELQARFEDNQLAFEALDESLTQARQEARDLERGANDARFAARNAVTRIDELKRSIQVAHEQSERVAGSLEDARAELETINEQTAHTGLQDALEIRAVKEEALQAARIELDDLTAKLRASDEQRLVAERSLQPLRDRITELQLKEQAARLSVEQFAEQLVTAEVDEAALSAKLTPDLKPSYLQGEVTRLNNAINALGPVNMAALDELKAASERKVFLDAQSADLIDAITTLEDAIHKIDQETRTLLQGTFDEVNRHFSDLFPRLFGGGQAKLIMTGDEILDAGVQVMAQPPGKKNATIHLLSGGEKALTATALVFAMFQLNPAPFCLLDEVDAPLDDANTERFANLVRAMSDKTQFLFISHNKIAMEMAQQLIGVTMQEQGVSRIVAVDMETAAGFAQN; encoded by the coding sequence GTGCGTCTGAGCTCGATCAAACTCGCTGGCTTCAAATCCTTTGTCGATCCCACGCATTTCCAGGTTCCGGGCCAGCTTGTCGGCGTGGTGGGCCCGAACGGGTGCGGCAAGTCCAACATCATCGATGCCGTGCGCTGGGTGCTCGGCGAGTCGCGTGCCTCCGAGCTGCGCGGCGAGTCGATGCAGGACGTGATCTTCAACGGCTCGACCGCACGCAAGCCCGGCAGCCGGGCCAGCGTCGAGCTGATCTTCGACAACTCCGACGGCCGCGCGGCCGGGCAGTGGGGCCAGTACGGCGAGATCGCCGTGAAGCGCGTGCTGACGCGCGACGGCACGTCGAGCTACTACATCAACAACCTGCCGGCGCGCCGCCGCGACATCCAGGACATCTTCCTCGGCACGGGCCTCGGGCCGCGTGCGTACGCGATCATCGGGCAGGGCATGATCGCGCGGATCATCGAGGCGAAGCCGGAAGAGCTGCGCGTGTTCCTCGAGGAAGCCGCGGGCGTGTCCAAGTACAAGGAACGCCGCCGCGAAACCGAGAACCGCCTGCACGACACGCGCGAGAACCTGACGCGCGTCGAGGACATCGTCCGCGAACTCGGCGCGAACCTCGAGAAGCTCGAGGCGCAGGCCGTCGTTGCCACCAAGTACAAGGAACTCGTCGCCGACGGCGAGGAGAAGCAGCGCCTGTTGTGGCTGCTGCGCAAGAACGAGGCCGCGGGCGAGCAGCAGAAGCAGCAGCGCGCGATCGAACAGGCGCAGATCGACCTGGAGGCGCAGACGGCCAGGCTGCGCGAGGTCGAGGCGCAGCTCGAGACGCTGCGCGTCGCGCACTACGCGGCAAGCGACGCGATGCAGGGCGCGCAGGGCTCGCTCTACGAGGCGAACGCCGAAGTGAGCCGCCTCGAGGCCGAGATCAAGTTCATCGTCGAATCGCGCAATCGCGTGCAGGCGCAGATCGCCGCGCTGAACGCGCAGCGCGAGCAATGGCGCGCGCAAGCCGAGAAGGCGCAGGACGAGCTCGAGGAAGCCGAAGAAGCGCGCGCGATGGCCGACGAGAAGGCCGCGCTTGCCGAAGACAGCGCGGCGTCGAAGCACGACGCGCTGCCGGCGCTCGAGGCGAAGTGGCGCGATGCGCAGGCGCAGCTCAACGACGAGCGTGCGCGGATCGCGCAGACCGAACAGTCGCTGAAGCTCGAGGCCGCGCACCAGCGCAACGCCGACCAGCAGCTCCAGCAGCTTCAGCAGCGCCATGAGCGCCTGAAGGGCGAAGCGGGCGGGCTCGATGCGCCGGACGAGGCACAGCTCGAGGAGCTGCGCATGCAGCTGGCCGAGCAGGAGGAGATCCTCGCCGAAGCGCAGGCGCGCCTTGCCGACGCGCAGGAAACGGTGCCGCGTCTCGACGGCGAACGCCGTGCCGCGCAGGAGCGCGTGCAGGCCGAAGCCGCGCAGATCCACCAGCTCGAGGCGCGCCTCGCCGCGCTGAAGCAGTTGCAGGAAAACGTGCAGACCGAAGGCAAGGTGCAGCCGTGGCTCGACAAGCACGAGCTCGGCGCGCTGCCGCGTCTGTGGAAGAAGCTGCACGTCGAGGCCGGCTGGGAAGCGGCGCTCGAGGCCGTGCTGCGTGAGCGCCTCGCCGCGCTCGAAGTGTCGAATCTCGACTGGGTGAAGGCGTTCGCGACCGATGCGCCGCCCGCGAAGCTCGCGTTCTACGCGCCGCCCGCGGCCGGTGAGCCGCCCGCCGCGGTGGCCGGGCTGCGTCCGGTGCTGTCGCTCGTGCGCATCGACGACGCGGGCATCCGTGCGGTGCTGAACGACTGGCTCGGCAACGTGTACGTCGCCGACGACGTCGCCCAGGCGCTTGCCGCGCGTGCGCAGTTGCCGGCAGGCGGTGCGTTCGTCGTCAAGGCGGGTCACGTCGTCACGCGCGTCGGCGTGCAGTTGTACGCAGCCGATTCGGAGCAGGCCGGGATGCTGGCCCGCCAGCAGGAAATCGAAAACCTGACGCGCCAGGTGCGTGCCCAGGCGCTGCTCGCCGACGAGGCGCGCACGGCCGCCGTGCGTGCGGAAGCCGCGCACACGCAGGCCACGCAAGCGCTCGGCGACGTGCGCGCGCAGGCCGAACGTGCGACGCAGCGCGTGCACGCGCTGCAGATGGACGTGCTGAAGCTCGCGCAGGCGCACGAACGCTATACACAGCGCAGCACGCAGATCCGCGAGGAACTCGAGGAAATCGGCGCGCAGATCGAAGAGCAGCGTGCACTGCGCGCGGAGTCGGAAGCGAATTTCGAGCGTTTCGACGGCGAACTCGCCGAACTGCAGGCGCGCTTCGAAGACAATCAGCTCGCGTTCGAAGCGCTCGACGAATCGCTGACGCAGGCGCGCCAGGAAGCGCGCGATCTCGAACGCGGCGCGAACGACGCCCGCTTCGCTGCGCGCAATGCGGTGACGCGGATCGACGAGCTCAAGCGCAGCATCCAAGTCGCGCACGAGCAAAGCGAGCGCGTTGCCGGGTCGCTGGAAGACGCGCGCGCCGAACTCGAGACGATCAACGAACAGACCGCGCACACCGGCCTGCAGGACGCGCTCGAGATTCGCGCGGTGAAGGAAGAAGCGCTGCAGGCCGCGCGGATCGAACTCGACGACCTGACCGCGAAGCTGCGCGCGTCGGACGAGCAGCGCCTCGTGGCCGAGCGCTCGCTGCAGCCGCTGCGCGATCGCATCACCGAATTGCAGCTGAAGGAGCAGGCCGCGCGCCTGTCCGTCGAACAGTTCGCCGAGCAGCTCGTGACGGCGGAGGTCGACGAGGCCGCGCTGTCCGCGAAGCTGACGCCGGACCTGAAGCCGTCGTACCTGCAGGGCGAAGTCACGCGCCTGAACAACGCGATCAACGCGCTCGGCCCGGTGAACATGGCCGCGCTCGACGAGCTGAAGGCCGCGAGCGAGCGCAAGGTGTTCCTCGATGCGCAGTCGGCCGACCTGATCGACGCGATCACGACGCTCGAGGACGCGATCCACAAGATCGACCAGGAAACCCGCACGCTGCTGCAGGGCACCTTCGACGAGGTCAACCGTCACTTCAGCGATCTGTTCCCGCGCCTGTTCGGCGGCGGCCAGGCGAAGCTGATCATGACGGGCGACGAGATTCTCGACGCCGGCGTGCAGGTGATGGCGCAGCCGCCGGGCAAGAAGAACGCGACGATTCACCTGCTGTCGGGCGGTGAGAAGGCGCTGACGGCCACCGCACTGGTGTTCGCGATGTTCCAGCTGAACCCGGCGCCGTTCTGTCTGCTCGACGAGGTCGACGCGCCGCTCGACGACGCGAACACCGAGCGTTTCGCGAATCTCGTGCGCGCGATGTCCGACAAGACGCAGTTCCTGTTCATCTCGCACAACAAGATCGCGATGGAAATGGCGCAGCAGCTGATCGGTGTGACGATGCAGGAGCAGGGCGTGTCGCGGATCGTTGCGGTGGACATGGAAACAGCCGCGGGTTTTGCCCAGAATTGA
- the dapE gene encoding succinyl-diaminopimelate desuccinylase, which translates to MSATLALTEQLIARASVTPDDQHCQQIMTERLAALGFECETIASHGVTNLWAVKRGADGRDGKLLAFAGHTDVVPTGPLEQWSSPPFVPAHRDGKLYGRGAADMKTSLAAFVVASEEFVAAHPGHRGTIAFLITSDEEGPATDGTVKVVELLEARGERMDYCIVGEPTSTNALGDVVKNGRRGSMSGELVVKGVQGHIAYPHLAKNPIHLLAPALAELAAEQWDEGNEYFPPTTWQVSNLHAGTGATNVIPGHADLQFNFRFSTASTVEGLQARVHAILDKHGLEYTLKWSVSGLPFLTPRGELSGALENAIRAETGITTELSTTGGTSDGRFIARICPQVIEFGPPNGSIHKIDEHIEVRFVDPLKNVYRRVLEQLIA; encoded by the coding sequence ATGTCCGCCACCCTAGCCCTTACCGAACAACTGATCGCCCGCGCGTCCGTGACGCCCGACGACCAGCACTGCCAGCAGATCATGACCGAGCGCCTCGCCGCGCTCGGCTTCGAATGCGAGACCATCGCGTCGCACGGCGTGACCAACCTGTGGGCCGTCAAGCGCGGCGCCGACGGCCGCGACGGCAAGCTGCTCGCATTCGCGGGCCACACCGATGTCGTGCCGACCGGCCCGCTCGAGCAGTGGAGTTCCCCGCCGTTCGTCCCCGCCCATCGAGACGGCAAGCTGTACGGCCGCGGCGCGGCCGACATGAAGACGTCGCTCGCGGCATTCGTCGTCGCGTCCGAGGAATTCGTCGCGGCCCATCCCGGCCACCGCGGCACGATCGCGTTCCTGATCACGAGCGACGAGGAAGGCCCGGCCACCGACGGCACCGTGAAGGTCGTCGAGCTGCTCGAAGCGCGCGGCGAACGGATGGACTACTGCATCGTCGGTGAACCGACATCGACCAACGCGCTCGGCGACGTCGTCAAGAACGGCCGCCGCGGCTCGATGTCGGGCGAACTGGTCGTCAAGGGCGTACAGGGCCACATCGCGTATCCGCATCTCGCGAAGAACCCGATCCACCTGCTCGCGCCGGCGCTCGCCGAGCTCGCCGCCGAGCAGTGGGACGAAGGCAACGAATACTTCCCGCCGACGACCTGGCAGGTGTCGAACCTGCACGCCGGCACCGGCGCGACCAACGTGATTCCCGGCCACGCCGACCTGCAGTTCAACTTCCGTTTCTCGACCGCCAGCACGGTCGAGGGCCTGCAGGCGCGCGTGCACGCGATCCTCGACAAGCACGGCCTCGAATACACGCTGAAGTGGTCGGTGAGCGGCCTGCCGTTCCTCACGCCGCGCGGCGAGCTGTCGGGCGCGCTGGAAAACGCGATCCGCGCCGAGACCGGCATCACGACCGAGCTGTCGACGACGGGCGGCACGTCGGACGGCCGTTTCATCGCGCGCATCTGCCCGCAGGTGATCGAATTCGGCCCGCCGAACGGCAGCATCCACAAGATCGACGAGCACATCGAGGTGCGCTTCGTCGATCCGCTGAAGAACGTGTACCGCCGCGTGCTCGAACAACTGATCGCCTGA
- the dapD gene encoding 2,3,4,5-tetrahydropyridine-2,6-dicarboxylate N-succinyltransferase yields the protein MSQQLQQIIDTAWDNRAELSPKAAPADVREAVAHAIEQLDKGALRVAEKIDGNWTVHQWLKKAVLLSFRLEDNAPMPAGGYSQFYDKVPSKFANYTAEDFAAGGFRVVPPAIARRGSFIAKNVVLMPSYTNIGAYVDEGTMVDTWATVGSCAQIGKNVHLSGGVGIGGVLEPLQANPVIIEDNCFIGARSEVVEGVIVEENSVISMGVYLGQSTKIYDRETGEVSYGRIPAGSVVVAGNLPSKDGSHSLYCAVIVKKVDAKTRAKVGLNELLRGD from the coding sequence ATGTCGCAACAACTTCAGCAAATCATCGATACCGCCTGGGACAACCGCGCCGAGCTGTCGCCGAAGGCCGCACCGGCCGACGTCCGTGAAGCCGTCGCGCACGCGATCGAGCAGCTCGACAAAGGCGCGCTGCGCGTTGCCGAGAAGATCGACGGCAACTGGACCGTGCACCAGTGGCTGAAGAAGGCCGTGCTGCTGTCGTTCCGCCTGGAAGACAACGCACCGATGCCGGCCGGCGGCTACTCGCAGTTCTACGACAAGGTGCCGTCGAAGTTCGCGAACTACACGGCTGAGGATTTCGCCGCGGGCGGCTTCCGCGTCGTCCCGCCGGCCATCGCGCGCCGCGGCTCGTTCATCGCGAAGAACGTCGTGCTGATGCCGTCGTACACCAACATCGGCGCGTACGTCGACGAAGGCACGATGGTCGACACGTGGGCGACGGTCGGTTCCTGCGCGCAGATCGGCAAGAACGTGCACCTGTCGGGCGGCGTCGGCATCGGCGGCGTGCTCGAGCCGCTGCAGGCGAACCCGGTCATCATCGAAGACAACTGCTTCATCGGCGCACGCTCGGAAGTCGTCGAAGGCGTGATCGTCGAGGAAAACTCGGTGATCTCGATGGGCGTGTACCTCGGCCAGAGCACGAAGATCTACGACCGCGAGACGGGCGAAGTCAGCTACGGCCGCATCCCGGCCGGCTCGGTCGTCGTCGCCGGCAACCTGCCGTCGAAGGACGGCTCGCACAGCCTGTACTGCGCGGTGATCGTCAAGAAGGTCGACGCGAAGACGCGCGCGAAGGTCGGCCTGAACGAGCTGCTGCGAGGCGACTGA
- the dapC gene encoding succinyldiaminopimelate transaminase gives MAASPVNPRLDSLQPYPFEKLRALFKDVTPSGDLKPISFGIGEPKHPTPALIRDAVVAALDGLASYPATAGSDALRTSIAHWLERRYGLPAIDPATQVLPVSGSREALFSLAQTVIDARPAAQGEKAIVLCPNPFYQIYEGAALLAGAEPYFANSDPARNFACDYAAVPDAIWARTQLLYVCSPGNPTGAVLTLDDWRELFALSDRHGFVIASDECYSEIYFDEAAPPLGGLEAAHRLGRGFERLVMLSSLSKRSNVPGMRSGFVAGDAALLKKFLLYRTYHGAALSPVWQHASIAAWNDEAHVRENRALYLQKFNTVTPMLADVIDVKLPDAAFYLWANVSRTGLSDTEFARRLYADYNVTVLPGSYLARDAHGSNPGRDFIRIALVAGTPECVEGAQRIVDFCRSLAR, from the coding sequence ATGGCCGCTTCGCCCGTGAACCCTCGACTCGACTCGCTCCAGCCCTATCCCTTCGAAAAGCTGCGCGCCCTGTTCAAGGACGTGACGCCTTCCGGCGACCTCAAACCGATCAGCTTCGGCATCGGCGAGCCCAAGCACCCGACGCCGGCGCTGATCCGCGACGCCGTGGTGGCCGCACTCGACGGCCTCGCGTCGTACCCTGCCACGGCCGGCTCGGACGCGCTGCGCACGTCGATCGCACACTGGCTCGAGCGCCGCTACGGGCTGCCGGCGATCGATCCGGCCACGCAGGTGCTGCCCGTGTCGGGCTCGCGCGAAGCGCTGTTCTCGCTCGCGCAAACGGTGATCGACGCGCGTCCGGCCGCGCAGGGCGAGAAGGCGATCGTACTCTGTCCGAATCCTTTCTATCAAATTTACGAAGGCGCGGCGCTGCTGGCCGGTGCCGAACCCTATTTCGCGAACAGCGACCCGGCCCGCAACTTCGCGTGCGACTACGCGGCCGTGCCCGACGCAATCTGGGCGCGCACGCAGCTGCTGTACGTGTGCTCGCCGGGCAACCCGACGGGCGCCGTGCTGACGCTCGACGACTGGCGCGAACTGTTCGCGCTGTCCGACCGCCACGGTTTCGTGATCGCGTCCGACGAGTGCTATTCGGAAATCTATTTCGACGAAGCGGCGCCGCCGCTCGGCGGCCTCGAGGCCGCGCACCGCCTCGGCCGCGGCTTCGAGCGCCTCGTGATGCTGTCGAGCCTGTCGAAGCGCTCGAACGTGCCGGGCATGCGCTCGGGCTTCGTCGCCGGCGACGCGGCGCTGCTGAAGAAATTCCTGCTGTACCGCACGTACCATGGCGCGGCGCTGTCGCCGGTCTGGCAGCACGCGAGCATCGCCGCGTGGAACGACGAGGCGCACGTGCGCGAGAACCGCGCGCTGTACCTGCAGAAATTCAATACGGTCACGCCGATGCTCGCCGACGTGATCGACGTGAAACTGCCCGACGCCGCGTTCTACCTGTGGGCCAACGTGTCGCGCACCGGGCTGTCGGACACCGAGTTCGCCCGTCGCCTGTACGCCGACTATAATGTGACGGTTCTGCCCGGCTCGTACCTGGCGCGCGATGCGCACGGGTCGAATCCGGGCCGCGATTTCATCCGGATCGCGCTCGTCGCGGGCACCCCCGAATGCGTCGAGGGCGCGCAACGCATCGTCGATTTCTGCCGGTCTCTCGCGCGGTAA
- the cls gene encoding cardiolipin synthase, which yields MTLDWLHLGTLILTIHVLGIVAACHAIMNTRTSQGAIAWAVSLAAMPYLTLVPYLFLGRSKFSGYVDARRHELEMLRMHTPRSPWLSTDATDGPAADALGQSAVLALTRLGGMPFLGGNSVRTLVNGDATFSAILSAIDAARDYVVVQFFIVRDDALGQMLRDALLARAAAGVRCCLLYDSIGSFDLPHSYVDTLRRGGVEVHPFATNRKFVNRFQLNFRNHRKIVVVDGNRAFVGGHNVGVEYLGAKPRLSPWRDTHIEIRGPVVASIQYVFAEDWHWATQKLPPIALPPPAQPGDGMHCLAVPMGPADKQETGSLFFVEAINAARERVWITTPYLVPDEAVISALKLAVMRGVDVRILIPSRRDHYVVFEASKLYARDLVDAGVKVFRYQPGFLHQKVVLIDGIAAAIGSANLDNRSFRLNFEIMVLTVDRAFASEVETMLDADFAQAYEVDANEYRQSPAWRRIAMHVARLFAPIL from the coding sequence ATGACCCTCGACTGGTTACATCTCGGCACCCTGATCCTGACCATCCACGTGCTCGGGATCGTCGCGGCGTGCCACGCGATCATGAACACGCGCACGTCGCAAGGCGCGATCGCGTGGGCCGTCTCGCTCGCGGCCATGCCGTACCTGACGCTCGTTCCGTACCTGTTCCTCGGCCGCAGCAAGTTCTCCGGCTACGTCGACGCGCGGCGCCACGAGCTGGAAATGTTGCGCATGCACACACCGCGCTCGCCGTGGCTCAGCACCGACGCGACCGACGGCCCGGCTGCCGATGCGCTTGGCCAATCCGCCGTGCTCGCGCTGACACGGCTCGGCGGCATGCCGTTCCTCGGCGGCAACTCGGTGCGCACGCTCGTGAACGGCGACGCGACATTCTCGGCGATCCTGTCGGCAATCGACGCCGCGCGCGACTACGTGGTCGTCCAGTTCTTCATCGTGCGTGACGATGCGCTCGGCCAGATGCTGCGCGACGCGCTGCTCGCGCGCGCGGCCGCCGGCGTGCGCTGCTGCCTGCTGTACGACAGCATCGGCAGCTTCGACCTGCCGCACAGCTACGTCGACACACTGCGCCGCGGCGGTGTCGAGGTCCATCCGTTCGCGACCAACCGTAAGTTCGTCAACCGCTTCCAGCTGAACTTCCGCAACCATCGCAAGATCGTCGTAGTCGACGGCAATCGTGCGTTCGTCGGCGGCCACAACGTCGGCGTCGAATATCTCGGCGCGAAACCGCGCCTGTCGCCGTGGCGTGACACGCACATCGAAATTCGCGGCCCGGTGGTCGCGAGCATCCAGTACGTGTTCGCCGAAGACTGGCACTGGGCGACGCAGAAGCTGCCGCCCATCGCGCTGCCGCCGCCCGCGCAGCCCGGCGACGGCATGCATTGCCTCGCGGTGCCGATGGGGCCGGCCGACAAGCAGGAAACCGGCTCGCTGTTCTTCGTCGAGGCGATCAACGCCGCACGCGAGCGGGTCTGGATCACCACGCCGTATCTCGTCCCCGACGAAGCGGTGATCTCCGCGCTGAAGCTCGCGGTGATGCGCGGTGTCGACGTGCGCATCCTGATCCCGAGCCGGCGCGATCACTACGTGGTGTTCGAGGCGTCGAAGCTGTACGCGCGCGACCTCGTCGACGCGGGCGTGAAGGTGTTCCGTTACCAGCCCGGCTTCCTGCACCAGAAAGTCGTGCTGATCGACGGCATCGCCGCGGCGATCGGCAGCGCGAATCTCGACAACCGCTCGTTCCGGCTCAATTTCGAGATCATGGTACTGACCGTGGACCGCGCGTTCGCCAGCGAAGTCGAGACGATGCTCGATGCCGACTTCGCGCAGGCGTACGAGGTCGATGCGAACGAATACCGCCAATCGCCCGCGTGGCGGCGCATCGCGATGCACGTCGCGCGGCTGTTCGCGCCGATTCTGTAA
- a CDS encoding ArsC family reductase: protein MAKPHTVVVYGIPNCDTVKKARVWLDDHGVEFEFHDFKKLGVSAPLVEDWLKDVSLDALVNKRGTTWRGLDDAMKAAAETKTGAVALMIHKPSVIKRPVLVVNGRVKALGFVADQYTALFAA, encoded by the coding sequence ATGGCAAAGCCGCACACCGTGGTCGTCTACGGTATTCCGAACTGCGACACCGTGAAAAAGGCCCGCGTGTGGCTTGACGATCACGGCGTCGAGTTCGAGTTTCACGACTTCAAGAAGCTCGGCGTCAGCGCGCCGCTGGTCGAAGACTGGCTGAAGGACGTGTCGCTCGACGCGCTCGTCAACAAGCGCGGCACCACGTGGCGCGGCCTGGACGACGCAATGAAGGCGGCCGCCGAAACGAAGACCGGCGCGGTCGCGCTGATGATCCACAAGCCGTCGGTCATCAAGCGTCCCGTGCTCGTCGTCAACGGCCGCGTGAAAGCGCTCGGCTTCGTGGCCGATCAATACACGGCGCTGTTTGCCGCATAG
- the prmB gene encoding 50S ribosomal protein L3 N(5)-glutamine methyltransferase encodes MTTPFATVRDLLRYAVTRFSKAKLAFGHGSDNAYDEAAYLVLRTLDLPLDTLEPFLDARLLPDEIAAVLAVIERRATDRVPAAYLTHEAWMHGHRFYVDERVIVPRSFIGELLDDGLQPYVADPEQVGAVLELCTGSGCLAILAASAFPNAEIDAVDLSDKALEVAEINVRDYGLEDRIGLHRGDLYAPLPAFRTDPGSRYDVILTNPPYVNASSMAALPPEYQHEPEMALAGGDDGMDIVRRIVAEAHRWLHDDGVLVVEIGNERENVEAAFGGLELTWLPTSAGDDAVFLIQASDLPRKA; translated from the coding sequence ATGACGACACCTTTTGCTACTGTTCGCGACCTGCTGCGCTACGCGGTCACGCGCTTCTCGAAGGCGAAGCTCGCGTTCGGCCACGGCTCGGACAACGCGTACGACGAAGCGGCCTACCTCGTGCTGCGCACGCTCGACCTGCCGCTCGACACGCTCGAGCCGTTCCTCGACGCGCGCCTGCTGCCCGACGAGATCGCGGCCGTGCTCGCGGTGATCGAGCGGCGCGCGACCGATCGCGTGCCGGCCGCGTACCTCACGCATGAAGCGTGGATGCACGGCCACCGTTTCTACGTCGACGAACGTGTGATCGTGCCGCGCTCGTTCATCGGCGAGCTGCTCGACGACGGCCTGCAGCCGTATGTCGCCGATCCCGAGCAGGTCGGCGCGGTGCTCGAACTGTGCACGGGCTCGGGCTGCCTCGCGATCCTCGCCGCGAGCGCTTTCCCGAATGCCGAAATCGACGCGGTCGACCTGTCGGACAAGGCGCTCGAAGTCGCCGAGATCAACGTGCGCGACTACGGCCTCGAAGACCGCATCGGGTTGCACCGCGGCGACCTCTACGCACCGCTGCCTGCATTCCGCACCGACCCGGGCTCGCGCTACGACGTGATCCTGACGAACCCGCCGTACGTGAACGCATCGTCGATGGCCGCGCTGCCGCCCGAATACCAGCACGAGCCGGAGATGGCGCTCGCGGGCGGCGATGACGGCATGGACATCGTGCGACGCATCGTCGCCGAAGCGCACCGCTGGCTGCACGACGACGGCGTGCTCGTCGTCGAGATTGGCAACGAGCGCGAGAACGTCGAAGCGGCGTTCGGCGGCCTCGAACTCACGTGGCTACCCACCAGCGCGGGCGACGACGCCGTCTTCCTGATCCAGGCATCGGACCTGCCGCGCAAGGCCTGA